Within the Erigeron canadensis isolate Cc75 chromosome 6, C_canadensis_v1, whole genome shotgun sequence genome, the region ttaacaaacaaaaaaaatccgCTGGGTGTCGTGATTTTTTACGACACGTAGCACCAACAAAGAGCAAGACTATATTTGACacacaagaaaaaagaaattcgTGGACCAAGCGGACTCTAAGCGCGCCCGTGTAATGGGGAAATGTGGTTTGAATTATGGAAGTATATTTTTATGTGATGTTTTTTTCTAACATTGATTCTTAAATGGTTCAAAAGAAGTAGTAACAAGCTAGTATTTCTGACACACAACAGCTCAATCGGTTTTAATGTAaaaagttgttgttgttaaagaaGATGCCAACCATTTAAAATGTCTTTGTGTTTTTGAAAAGGAGATTTGAATTGTTGAAATATACATGCTCATTTATAATTGTTGTTGGTTGTACACTTGTTGCACATGGCTGCAATAAGTTTTAAAAGGAAATCTTTACTATTTTGGTTAAGGTAAATCTTTAACAACAGATTTTTGAATATCATGTTATTTAAACCTTTCTGGTTGAgttatttcttttgtttatgtGTCTTTTTAGAAATCGATTCTGAGAAAATGTCGAGACAGCCACACCTTCCACCTCGTTGCCCTATTGCAAAGACGAAATCTCTAGATTCTTCATcatggaaaaatgaaaactttcatTTGCAACACCAAAAATCTGTATCGCAGAGTTTTGATATGGAGGAGCAACCAGCATGGCTAGATGATCTTTTGGGTGATTGGGACTCGGGTTTCAAGTTAAAATCTCATCGTCGTGCAGCTAGTGATTCTGGAACTCTTTTGGATGGGCTTTCTGAGTTGCCTAGCGTGAACACGgaaaaagatgataaaaatgctgctactgtttTAGAGGAGTCGTCTTGTATATATGGTCCTAACTCACCTCGAAGCATGGGAAACGTATTAATTGAGTTGCCTAAAGTGAATGTTGTAAAAGATGATAAAAATGCCGCTACTGCATTACAGGAGTCTGCTTGTATATATGGTCCTAACTCACCTCGGGCCAAGGAGAAAGTATCAGTTCAAGAGAATGATATAGTTTCAGCTTTATCAGAGTATGCTTCTCATGGTCCTGTGCAGTATGCCAATTCAGATGTTTTCGGTTCTGCGTTTTCACAACTTGATTCAGTAAAAGATGCAGTTGGTGAAGTCACTATAGAGGCTAAACCGTTTAAAAGGTTAGGTTTCAAAACAGAAACATTCATATGaaattttgttcaactttagcTACCAGTCTATGAATttaatatcttgaatattcttcCATTTTGATGTTTTGGCGTAGTTTTGTATCCTTGGCCATTGCCAACTTAGAATTATGCATACTGTTAAACTAAATCTGTGATATTAATTCTTGCAGGCATTCTGCGCAAAGGTCACGTGTACGTAAACTCCAGTATATAGCAGACTTGGAAAGAACTGTTGAAAGTTTTCAGGTAAAACCAGTAGAAAAGTCAAGTAATATGGAAGCTCCAGTAATACCATCTTAGTTTTATGCATTCCTAAAATTACATTAACATGGGTCGTAGATTTGACCACATTATTCTTTTGGCAAGCTTTCCACATTCTTTCTCAACATCTGTATGCACAATCTACAAATCCTTTTTTTGTGCCCATTCAAGaaaattataatttgtttttttaactgaATTCAGTTTCATGTGTTCATGGATTTTTATTACTGAAGTTGGATAATAAAACTTGTGATCTATTATTCTACTGGCTTAAACTTATGTCTTAACATCTTGCCACCGTTTGTAATTAGTTTGTTATTGCATTTATGAACTAGTTTAAGTGGCATTTATACTTATGTAAGTAAGTTCATGCGGATGATGCAGAATATCGTGTCAGAATTAGCTGTAAGAGTTGATTCTCTGGCAGAGCAACGTGTTTATTTGTCGCTAGAGAATAAGCAACTAAAGCAGCGGTTGGCCAGACTACAGCAGGAAAAGTTTGTCATGGAACGTAAGATGTTCATCCCTCATTCTATTACATGTAGGCTGTAGCAGCAACAGATTAAGAGTGATGACCTAAAGAGCATttcatgtaacttttttaaCACGTTAAGCTTCACGAAGAGTACCAAATATGTAAAAAGATAGTAGCTAAGTTTTTACTTTGAAATGTAATATACTAGAAAGTAGTTGTGCTTAAATTTCACGAGACCACTTCATTACGCGTACTGTTTGCTGCTAGTAGTCTTATGCACCACAAGTAGTGTTATACATGCAAATTTGATAATGATGTTagaaattgttttgaaaattcTGCAGAAATAGTTGATAGGATCCTGGTCACATACTTTATGTATCTCATCTatcctttttttaatttctgGAATGGAAACGTTCCATTGGTATTTCCAATACTGGTATAAAGGATCTTACCCATTTTAAAGTTGGGCTTTGAAATACTCCTTGCTTGATAGtagaaatttgattattttgttatgtatttagtTTGAAACTGTGTTCTCTGACAAGAGATTGTGATATTGATACAGGCCAGTACCAGTTTATGAGAAATGAAGCTGAGGTGTTGAAACATCGTTTAAGCAAGGTAAACACACATATTAGGTCGAATTCTACTGGCAATACAGAGAAACTGCATGTAGAACCAGCTTGGCATATGATCGACATGGGCAAGCTTCATATTAACTGAAGAATTTTGGGAACAAGGTAAAGGTGTGTTTTCTGCAGATATAGAACTGATAAGTTGCCTGCATTCTAGGAAGAATTAGATACTCCCCATTTCACCTTTTCCATTTAAAAAAATCACTTGTAGGTTGTATTAGAAATCTCCCACTTGATAAAAGAAGGGACCGGAACTATGTAACTAACTGTGctgttgaaattgaaaaaattaGTGTATTCTTGTTTTGATTTGACTGTGAGACGCACCTGGCCTGATGAAAGGACAATTTAAAGCTTGGTCCATCTTAATGTGTGAAGCATATATTTCACGTGTTTAAACTCAGACATGGaaagcaaaaatatataaagtaatggCAAAAACGAAAGTACCGAGTCCGATGACAATGACGGTAGTTACTTACAAGCTCTTTAAAACCCTCTGAAATTAAAAGTCACGTCACTTTTAAAATTTGTGTATCTTTCTAATAGCTGATCATGCTCCCATTGCTCAATGTCTCTTCTAAGAAATTTTGATATGCACTCCATTATGCGCATCCTTTCCGTTTTATGTGAATGATTTTTCGAAGTTCTTGTAAATTGAGATAAAAGTATGATGGGCAAAGGCGTGGTCTGGGCTAACTAATGTATAATAGGACTGATATCACTTACTTTGACCGATATTTAGTCCATGATCCAAACATATAAGCCTCATAGGGTTCATTCACAAACAAATTGGAAATTGGTGATGAACTACCCTACAGTATTCTAGCTTTGAGATTGGGTTTGTTAACAGTATACCCATAAGGCCATAACAAATATCTACTAAAGTCTAAGATTtgcctttttattttatagaaagGTGAAAAATCTTTAAGAGAATCAAAAATGGATCATGTTTGTGGCCAACCGGCATTACAGTGAAACTATCACTAAATTTTCATGGGAAATTTTTTATGTCAATGAAAATCAGCAACTTACatttctttgactttttttcCCAGTCAAATTAAAAGCATTAGCTTCAGTAAACTAAATGACATAATTGAGATATCTTAGAGTTACAACTCAACGGTgagaaaagatgattttttgAATTAATATTATTGCTGATACAAAAACAGGAACCTCCAGAAAACATTGAACGTTAATGtccaaaaacaaataactatAGTGATCAATAAGGACCTCCCAAGTCATTAATCCAACAACgaatatagattatagatatggATAGACTCATACATAAGTCCACAACATCATCTGAAGACCCTCAGTGAGTGATTTGTACTTGTAAAACCCCCATCAACAAACAGGTTGGTGCCACTTACATACTTTGCTTCGTCACTGGCTAAAAACAGCCCGGCATTTGCAACATCCTCTGGCACAAAATCCACACCTTGCAAGTTAGCTTGCCGTCCAAAATGGGCTCTAAAATTAGCAAAAGCATCCTCCGTCCTTTCATCCTCTGGCACATGTGCCATAGCCAAATTAGTCAAAACTGCATATGGAGAAACACAGTTGACCCGAATCCCGTGTTTCCCAAGTTCAGCAGCGACACTCTTGGTTAGACCCAACACCGCGTGTTTAGACCCCGTGTATGCGTGAGGGCCCAGCTCACCTATTGCACCCCCAACACTACTAATAGAAATGATTGAACCTTTCTTAAGTGGAATCATTATCTGGGCTGCATGTTTCATCCCAACAAACGTACCCTTGGCGTTTACATCAAATAccttttcaaataattatagcGGGAATTCACGGATATCAGGGCAGGGGGGTTCTGCAATCCCAGCATTGTTGACCATTATATCGAGTGTGCCAAACTTGTTGACAGAGCCGTCCACTGTAAGAGAAAAGGGTTTTACATAATTGTTGACCAAGGTGGTCGTCAATGTCGACTACACAAACTTTTGCACCGTGTTTATGAAAAAGACGCACAATGATTTCTCCAATACCAGTAGCAGCACCAGTTACTAAAGCAACTTTCCCCAATAATCTGAAATGATTAAGTAAACGTGAAGCTGCAAATACGctaattcattttataaaaagtaGACATACGCAAATTCGCTAAATTTAACAATAAAGGAGCCGAAAAAGGATTGCAAGTCAAGGTGGTCCAATTGAGTGCAAACATAACACAACATGTGAAATGCCAATGTGtgtaacaaaataaaatgattgatatatattatgactATACATAATAGAAGTTGAGAAATGgtttatgtttgttgtttacctttgaGCTACAAGAGGTGTATCACTAGAACCAGTGGTGGTCATTGTAAGAGCTTCTTGATCAATCAGGTTCTAGGGTTTTGGTTGGAAGGAAACCAACAGATACAAGTGTTGATAGACTTGACAGTATTATATAGGACGAGAACGGTAcccacgcgttgcggcggcCGTCGAGTTAGTGGCGGTGAGATGGcggggtgataggttatagagtgtgattggtcataggaggtgatatgtcatagagtgtgatagccaaatgccttagtcgtccGCCCTCGggtttaaaaattcgtcgaaagtatatcgaatgacatctttaatgaaagatcatgaaattttaagaacacccatataatttttataatttatcgatgaacggtttttgagataaaagattttgaatgaattggataaataaatgatttatggaggagagagaaaaaaatgatcggttgagatttgaggagtgagaaaagggtaatatagttattttaggtaaatatagaattgatatgggacattttgaaaaagtaaatattaaaacttaaaatttagataagaggaatttactttataatatagtatagatatagaaatatagaaatGGGTGGGGACATTTGAGATACACTTCCCaccatagaaaaaaaaaatggtccaTGTGCATCATAGTAATTGTTAGAAGGCGTATGCTCCCAACACCCCTCCTTTAGGTCAATGTAGTGTGGTTCTTTGTGGTCCTGTgggttttgtttcttttttactttctcTCACCAGATCCCAACACATCAGCCTTTCCAGAACCACCCAACAACaagaattcaaaaaaaaataaaatcaagtgTTAATTTTAACTAATAAAATGGAAATTGAAGTAAAGATTCGGATACCCAATTCATAATCTTGCAAAACCCTGTTTTCACTTTTGTCTCCTTTCCATTTAAGAACAATTTCTTTGACGGCGCCCCCAGTGAGCTTTCCGGCCAGCGTGCCGTCCTCCGTATAAGATTTTACAATGACCCGGAAAACCCAAAATGTGTAATTAGTCTTAAAGCTAAAGCAATACTTGAAATCGGTGTGAGTAGAGTTAAAGAAGATGAAAAGGAAATCAACCCGGAAACTAGCCGAAAATGTGTGTCTGACCCATCTCGGTTGAAAATTTTAGTTGGGTCATCAAGAGTTATGACAAGGGTTAAAGATGTGTTTTTTGGTAATGGGGATGAGTTAGGGTTTTGGGGTTAAGTGGGTCTAAGGGATTGATTGAAGAGTTCTTAAAAGAAAATGGTGCAAATGCATATATCAAAAGAGTGTGTATAGGTTGGACAGAAgataaaaaggagaaaaaaaaattttcaacttttttatatGGGATTTTCTAATGACAGCCCACTAGGTTGTTTTTAAGCACtaattacatttttaaaataatgcaTAATTAATTTAGATTCCCACCAATTAGTTTTTTTTGTCGTCCCTTTATTTCTTTTGCTAaagtcaaataaaaataattttaattcaatatttATTCTTAATTTATCTCAAACATCTAACTATTATTTACATCtttatttatcaaaacaaaaacctatacaaactTTACAATTCTTCCGTCTCTCCTCCGGTcagtatatatatcttaaacTTTTGATACTTTTGCTTTTCAGTTAGTGTTTAATTATGATATACACTGATtcgttatttatatatttttgctgATTGATTATTGAATATCTATAGCTTTGCATACATTTGATGGACtatatatttttgagttttaagTTCCTTGTTGATCTACTCACGTTAcaaattagatatatatgatttgttaaTTGTAAATGTACACCACTATTATTTAGTATTGGTAGGTCgttgatatatatttactattatTCTGTTAATTGTTTCTAATAATATTGTTGCACATTTAGGAATTATGTTTGATTTGAACAATCTTCCAGACGATGAATACGATGAAAATATTATTGATGAAACATTGAATAATGAGCCTTTTATTGGTCAAACTTTTAGCACTTTTCAAGAGGCATTTGTTTTCTATGAAAATTATGCGAAACAATATGGATTTACAGTTCGCAAAGATCGGTCtcataaaagaaatgatacgaCAGTTAGACGTGATATTTGTTGTCATCGTGAAGGAAAGAAGCGATTAAAACTAGTTGATCTTTCTAAGAATCAACGAAATAGGGGCTCAATAAAATGTGAGTGCAATGCTCATATGCGTGTTACTTTGAAAAGAAGTTGTGATATATTTCCAGAAGAATGGCATGTTACAACTTTTGTAAAGGATCACAATCATGAATTATTGCCACCCGATGAAATGCGTTATCTTCCTGCTAACCGCATTATCACTCCAGAGGATGAACGACAAATTTTACTATATAAAGAGGCCGGGCTCAATGTTCGACAGATTATAAATGTAATGGAACTCCAAAAACAAGTGAAACATGGTGATCTTTCTTTTCAAGAAAAAGATGTCCATAATTTGTTTGCTAGAGTGAGAAGAGCACTTGGAGATAATGATGCAATGGaacttataaattatatgaaagcttcaaaagaaaaaaaataataagtttcaTTATGAATACACCGTTGATGAAGATATGAGGCTAGAAAATATATTCTGGTGTCATCCTCAAAGCTTCGATTGGTATGAAAAATTTGGGGATGTAATTGTATTTGATACCACTTACAAGGTCAATGCGTATGACATGCCATGTGCACTTTTCGTTGGCATTAATAATCATGGAAAAACTGTTCTGTTTGCAAGTGCACTTCTTCGTAATGAGACTGTCAAAACATTTACGTGGTTGATGAAGGTatgtcttttaaaatatctaacttatttatttatttatttgtagtaTATGATTCATATTCATTTTCTTGAATTGATATGCAGACTTTTGTGGCCATCATGAAAAAACCATCAAAAACAATCATCACTGATCAAGATCCATGGATgactgaagcaattgcaactgaaATGCCAACTACAAAACATAGCTTTTGTATATGGCATATCACTACTAAATTTAGTTGTTGGTTTGCAGCTCTTCTCCGTACTCAGTACCAAAATTGGTGTGGTGATTTCTATACACTTTATAAGATGACTTCTATAGAAGAATTCGAGCATAGTTGGCCATTAATTGTTTCAAAGTATAACTTGCAAAAAAACAATCATGTGCAAGGTTTATACAAAATTAGGAAGTCATCGGCTCCTGCCTATCTTcgaaattatttttttggtgGAATGAAATCAACTAGCAGATCAGAGAGcataaatacttttattaaatgatttgtTTTCTCTCGCACAAGTTTGAGAGAGTTTGTTAAGCAGGTAATACCTTACAAAATATCATacttcttataatttttttacctttataAAATACTCTATTTAAGCcgcataacttttttttcttattttttcttatttattattatttttaggttGATTTAGCCGTTGAAGAAATTGGAATTCGCGAGGCGAAAGACAAAATGTCAACTACACTTACACATGTTCCTTTAAAGACAAAATCTCCGTTGGAAGAACAGGCTTATAGAATTCTTACACCATTTGCTTTTAATAAGTTTCAAGTTGAATTTCAAAGAGCGAACCAGTATTCGATTGTACGCGTTAAAGGTAACGACTTTATTATACGATACTTTGATggtgaaaatcataaaaatcatcagGTATTTTGGGATGGGCACATTGCTTT harbors:
- the LOC122605364 gene encoding basic leucine zipper 34, whose amino-acid sequence is MSRQPHLPPRCPIAKTKSLDSSSWKNENFHLQHQKSVSQSFDMEEQPAWLDDLLGDWDSGFKLKSHRRAASDSGTLLDGLSELPSVNTEKDDKNAATVLEESSCIYGPNSPRSMGNVLIELPKVNVVKDDKNAATALQESACIYGPNSPRAKEKVSVQENDIVSALSEYASHGPVQYANSDVFGSAFSQLDSVKDAVGEVTIEAKPFKRHSAQRSRVRKLQYIADLERTVESFQNIVSELAVRVDSLAEQRVYLSLENKQLKQRLARLQQEKFVMERQYQFMRNEAEVLKHRLSKVNTHIRSNSTGNTEKLHVEPAWHMIDMGKLHIN